The genomic segment TGGCTTCTCTTTGGCAGCGTCCTCCTGCGCCCACTTGTAAATGGTGGCTGCATGGCTCTGGTACTGCTTCCCGGTGGAAGCGATGTGGCAGGAAAGGCGGTCAAGGTAATACTCCCACTTGCCGGGGAAGTCCTGTTCCAGCTCCAAAAGTTCTGTGTCAGAAAGAAATACATTTTTATATCTGCCATAAGCGGCGGGGGGCTGCCCCTCACTCGCTCCTTTTGTTTGGCTCTCTATTAGGTTGTTTATATTAGTTTGGTTAGGGGACGGTTTTCCGACCGTCATAAGGTCAGTTTTCCGGCTGTCAGTTGGTCGGTTTCCCGCCCTTATGAGGGGCGGTTTTCCGTCCGTCAGTTGGTCGGAAAACTGTACCACTGGGATAGGCGGCACTTTCACATACAGACGGTTGGCGGCAGAAAAGCCCGTCCGTCTGCGTTCCAGCAGCCCGGCAGCGTCCAGTTCGTTCAGTGCGCCCTTTATGGTGGTGCAGCCTTTATCCAGCATTTCCGCTATCTCTGCTATGGGGTAGACAATGTATGTCCGTCCCTCGCTGTCCTGCCAGCCGTTCTTCTGCGAAAGGGTGGAACGGTCTAACAGCAGCGCATATAACTCTCTTGCGGTGTGGGATAGGTCTGTTTCCAGCAGGAAACGGGGGTAAGGCAGGTAAGCGGGCAGCTCCGTTCCTGCGGTCATATAATCAGCGATAGGGTTCACCTCCTTGTGGTGTCTGTCTGTGGGTTCTGTTACGCTTTTAGGGGGCGTTTTTAAGGGAAAAGGATAAATGTATCACGCACCCTTTGACACCCTCCAAAAAAGCCTTGATTTATGCGGGTTTGAAATGCCCTAAAGCGTGACATTTCTCCCTTTGTTTCCGCTTCCGTTTGGCGGCGTTTATCCGCTTCATGCGTCCGGCGCAGTCCGGGCAGTATTTCCCCCGGTTGGATTTTGGGAAGAAGAACGCCCCGCAGACAGCGCAGCGTTTCCGGCTTCCCCGGCGCAAGAGGGCGGCTTCCAGTGCTTCATCAAGGGGCAGGACAGCGGCGGTAAACCAGCGGCAGAGCAGCGAATAGCTGATACTCTGTACACACACGCAAGGCTCGCCGTCCTCCAACAGCAGGCAGTTCCCGCTGTCATAGTTGCAGCACTCATGCACAAGGCGGCGGGCTGCCCGGTACTGGCGGTAGTCCATGCGGGGGATATTACCGTTCATGGCTCTGCTCCTTTCTGCGCTGCGGCTCGCTCCGGCGTAAAATCTGGTCGATATTGCCCTTGACAGTCTGCAAGCGGCGGTACTCCTCCCGTTTTGCCCGGTAATCGTTGTAGCCGCTGTTTTTCTCTTTGATAAGGCTTTCAATCTCTGCTTGCAGGGATTTATAGCTCGGCAGCTTGGAAATGCCGTTCTCCCTGAAATAGCGGGCGGCTGCGTCTGCTATGATAAAGTCACTTTCATGCTTCTGACGGTAGGCTGCTTTTGCTTTGGCGTTTTTCTGCTGTTTCAGCCCGTCCCGGACAGGGCGGGTCTTGGAATAGGCAAGCACCTGCCGTTGCAGCTCCTTTTTCCCGTTCAGCGTCTTTTCCACCTGCTTCAACCACGCAAGGCTTTCCTGCATGGCGGCATAGGCGGCAGAACAGGCTTCGTCCAGTTCCTCCGGGGAGGAAAAGCCGTACTGCTGATAGGCGGTAACGGTAGCTGCCATTTGCTTTAGGTTGTGCTTTGCCGCCCAGCGGTCATAGCCCACGCCCTTGCCCTCGGCTCGCTTGGCTTCCCGGTCAACCATGCGCTGCAAGGTGTTGTCTGCCGTGGTGGTTTTTGCAGCTTTTTCCCCTTGTAACGGCTTTTTAACTGCGGCAGGGTATTCGGGTATGGCTTTGGTCTGTTCGGCAGCTCTGTGGGCGTTCTGCGTGAGCAGGGCAAGGACAGCAGCCTTGTCAAAATCGTCCCCCAGCTTTCGGGCTGTGATAGGCTTTGTCCTGTCCGGCGTGAGGTAGGAAAGCCGCCCCCGGCTCTCCTTGACGGTCACACCCTCCCGCAGCAAAAGGGAAGAAAACTCGTCAAAGCTGCCAGCTTGGGAAAGTGCCTGCCGTATCGTCCGGCGCAGCTTCGCCTTGTCCGTTTCAAACTTGGTGGGCTTGGTCGGCTGTCCGGCGGCTTCTCTGGCGGCGTTCTCTTTGTCAAGGGCAAGCTGCCCTTTCTTTGCCGCCCAGTATTCCCGTTCGGTTATCCGTTCCTTGCTGCCGTTCAAGAGGTCGATTTGGTAAAGCCCCTCCCGGTGGCACATTTCCATGACTTCGCTCTTGAAATATTCCATAGCGGCGTTGGTGCAGCGGTGCTTGCAGCCCTCCAGCGTGTCGGCTGGTCTGTCCATGTAGGGCAGAAGCGGGACTTCGTAAATCCGCAGGGAGTTGATGACGATATGCACATGGATATTCCCGCTGTGGTTATGCCCGTCCGGGTGGGTGCAGATTAGGGCTTGGTGTCCGGGGAAATGCTCCTTGCAGAACTGCTCGCCCAGCTCCTGCGCCCGGTCTACGGTCAAGCCGTTGTCTGTCCCGTCCCGTGGGTCAAAGCTGATGATATAGTGGTGGCTTTTCACATCTTCCCGTTTTTGGTTTTTCTCATAGCGGAGATTGGCTCGCATACAGGCAACAGCGAAATCCTCGCCCCCGCAGTTGAGGGAAGAAATGCGGTAATCCTCCCTCGGTATCAGCCGCCCGTTTTCATCAAGGGTGGCTTTCATGGTAAACTCGTCATGCTCAAATGTGAGATAGGCTTCCGCTGCGCCATAGTCGGCGTTTTTAGAGCTGATATGTTTGAATGTTGCCAACAGCGTCAC from the Blautia wexlerae DSM 19850 genome contains:
- a CDS encoding replication initiator protein A gives rise to the protein MTAGTELPAYLPYPRFLLETDLSHTARELYALLLDRSTLSQKNGWQDSEGRTYIVYPIAEIAEMLDKGCTTIKGALNELDAAGLLERRRTGFSAANRLYVKVPPIPVVQFSDQLTDGKPPLIRAGNRPTDSRKTDLMTVGKPSPNQTNINNLIESQTKGASEGQPPAAYGRYKNVFLSDTELLELEQDFPGKWEYYLDRLSCHIASTGKQYQSHAATIYKWAQEDAAKEKPKKGIPDYSFKEGESL
- a CDS encoding relaxase/mobilization nuclease domain-containing protein, with the protein product MATFKHISSKNADYGAAEAYLTFEHDEFTMKATLDENGRLIPREDYRISSLNCGGEDFAVACMRANLRYEKNQKREDVKSHHYIISFDPRDGTDNGLTVDRAQELGEQFCKEHFPGHQALICTHPDGHNHSGNIHVHIVINSLRIYEVPLLPYMDRPADTLEGCKHRCTNAAMEYFKSEVMEMCHREGLYQIDLLNGSKERITEREYWAAKKGQLALDKENAAREAAGQPTKPTKFETDKAKLRRTIRQALSQAGSFDEFSSLLLREGVTVKESRGRLSYLTPDRTKPITARKLGDDFDKAAVLALLTQNAHRAAEQTKAIPEYPAAVKKPLQGEKAAKTTTADNTLQRMVDREAKRAEGKGVGYDRWAAKHNLKQMAATVTAYQQYGFSSPEELDEACSAAYAAMQESLAWLKQVEKTLNGKKELQRQVLAYSKTRPVRDGLKQQKNAKAKAAYRQKHESDFIIADAAARYFRENGISKLPSYKSLQAEIESLIKEKNSGYNDYRAKREEYRRLQTVKGNIDQILRRSEPQRRKEQSHER
- a CDS encoding cysteine-rich VLP domain-containing protein, which encodes MNGNIPRMDYRQYRAARRLVHECCNYDSGNCLLLEDGEPCVCVQSISYSLLCRWFTAAVLPLDEALEAALLRRGSRKRCAVCGAFFFPKSNRGKYCPDCAGRMKRINAAKRKRKQREKCHALGHFKPA